One Nocardioides luti DNA window includes the following coding sequences:
- a CDS encoding PHP domain-containing protein has product MRIDLHTHSRASDGTQSPEELVRAGSAAGLDVLAITDHDTADGWAEAERAALDTGLTLVRGMEISARHDGHGVHLLAYLPDPTYPPLATELGKVLDGRSSRLPAMLQRLREIGIDIHAEDVRRVAGETAATGRPHVADALVALGVVGDRTEAFRRYLNPGRPAYANRYAASLEAMIRIVAEAGGVTVIAHPWGRSGQERPDEATLAHLVEVGLSGIEVDHQDHGPGARERLRAIARNLDLVATGSSDHHGTGKIDHELGCNTTALEEYHRLLERAAAAAARSGRSTPAVVGVAG; this is encoded by the coding sequence GTGCGCATCGACCTCCACACCCACTCGCGGGCCAGTGACGGCACGCAGAGCCCGGAGGAGCTGGTGCGGGCGGGGAGCGCGGCGGGGCTCGACGTCCTCGCGATCACCGACCACGACACCGCCGACGGCTGGGCGGAGGCCGAGCGGGCCGCGCTCGACACCGGGCTGACGCTCGTGCGCGGCATGGAGATCAGCGCCCGCCACGACGGCCACGGCGTGCACCTGCTGGCCTACCTGCCGGACCCGACCTACCCGCCGCTGGCCACCGAGCTGGGCAAGGTGCTGGACGGCCGCAGCTCGCGGCTGCCGGCGATGCTGCAGCGGCTGCGCGAGATCGGCATCGACATCCACGCCGAGGACGTACGCCGGGTGGCCGGCGAGACCGCCGCCACCGGGCGGCCCCACGTGGCGGACGCGCTGGTCGCGCTCGGCGTCGTGGGGGACCGGACCGAGGCGTTCCGGCGCTACCTCAACCCGGGCCGGCCGGCGTACGCCAACCGCTACGCGGCCTCGCTGGAGGCGATGATCCGGATCGTCGCCGAGGCCGGCGGCGTCACGGTGATCGCGCACCCGTGGGGGCGCTCCGGGCAGGAGCGGCCGGACGAGGCGACCCTGGCGCACCTGGTCGAGGTCGGCCTGTCCGGCATCGAGGTGGACCACCAGGACCACGGGCCCGGCGCGCGCGAGCGGCTGCGCGCGATCGCCCGCAACCTCGACCTCGTCGCGACCGGGTCCAGCGACCACCACGGCACCGGCAAGATCGACCACGAGCTGGGCTGCAACACCACCGCGTTGGAGGAGTACCACCGCCTGCTCGAGCGGGCCGCCGCCGCGGCCGCGCGGTCGGGCCGCAGCACGCCGGCCGTCGTCGGGGTGGCCGGGTGA
- a CDS encoding TetR/AcrR family transcriptional regulator, translating into MPRRERRAQLLESALEVFVAQGFHAAAMDDIAERAGVSKPVLYQHFPGKLDLYLALLDASCDQIIDNCRVALASTADNKMRVAATMDAFFEYVAGDTGAFRLVFESDLTNEPAVREQVERVTSECADMIAHVIHDDTGLPDEASRLLAVSLVGMAQVSARFWLTDAGGIRKSDAAALVAGLAWRGIRGYPLDH; encoded by the coding sequence ATGCCGCGTCGCGAGCGACGCGCCCAGCTCCTCGAGTCCGCCCTCGAGGTCTTCGTGGCCCAGGGCTTCCACGCCGCCGCGATGGACGACATCGCCGAGCGCGCGGGCGTCTCGAAGCCGGTGCTCTACCAGCACTTCCCCGGCAAGCTCGACCTCTACCTCGCGCTGCTCGACGCGTCGTGCGACCAGATCATCGACAACTGCCGGGTCGCCCTGGCCTCGACCGCCGACAACAAGATGCGCGTCGCCGCGACCATGGACGCCTTCTTCGAGTACGTCGCCGGCGACACCGGCGCCTTCCGCCTGGTCTTCGAGTCCGACCTCACCAACGAGCCCGCCGTGCGCGAGCAGGTCGAGCGGGTCACCAGCGAGTGCGCCGACATGATCGCCCACGTCATCCACGACGACACCGGCCTGCCCGACGAGGCGTCGCGCCTGCTCGCCGTCTCGCTCGTGGGAATGGCCCAGGTCAGCGCGCGGTTCTGGCTGACGGACGCGGGCGGCATCCGCAAGTCCGACGCCGCCGCCCTGGTGGCCGGGCTCGCGTGGCGCGGCATCCGGGGCTACCCGCTCGACCACTGA
- a CDS encoding DEAD/DEAH box helicase, whose amino-acid sequence MTLSVALMGTDLIGQARTGTGKTLAFGIPVLQRSVPMTDPAYADLPQGKPQALIVAPTRELALQVSNDLHLASADLGLRVLTVYGGVGYDTQLDTLASGVDIVVGTPGRLIDLANRRALDLSHVHALVLDEADEMLDLGFLPDVQKLLSMTPETRQTMLFSATMPSAIVSLARTHMRHPMNIRAESSYDTTMVPATAQFIYLAHDLDKPEIIGRVLQAEDAGKIIVFTRTKRQSQRVADDLSERGFSASPLHGDMAQVAREKALAKFREDKIRVLVATDVAARGIDVAGVSHVINYTCPEDDKTYVHRIGRTGRAGATGTAITFVDWADLHRWKMINKTLDLPFDEPQETYSTSEHLYHDQGIAPGTKGRIVDAAPVERKPREDRGGDRGERGGRGGDRSGGGDRPARSRNNRNRTRSRSGEPVAEGGSTAAPAAVTSAGPAEGASTGSDAGTEGAPRARRRRRRSGGSGAGDSAGAPAQA is encoded by the coding sequence ATGACCCTCTCTGTCGCCCTGATGGGCACCGACCTCATCGGTCAGGCCCGCACCGGCACCGGCAAGACCCTCGCCTTCGGCATCCCGGTGCTGCAGCGCAGCGTCCCGATGACCGACCCGGCGTACGCCGACCTGCCGCAGGGCAAGCCGCAGGCGCTCATCGTCGCCCCGACCCGCGAGCTCGCGCTCCAGGTCTCCAACGACCTCCACCTCGCCAGCGCCGACCTCGGCCTGCGCGTGCTGACGGTGTACGGCGGGGTCGGCTACGACACCCAGCTCGACACCCTGGCCTCCGGCGTCGACATCGTCGTCGGCACCCCGGGCCGCCTCATCGACCTGGCCAACCGCCGCGCGCTGGACCTGTCCCACGTGCACGCGCTGGTCCTCGACGAGGCCGACGAGATGCTCGACCTCGGCTTCCTGCCCGACGTCCAGAAGCTGCTCTCGATGACGCCCGAGACCCGCCAGACGATGCTGTTCTCCGCGACGATGCCGTCCGCGATCGTCTCGCTGGCCCGCACCCACATGCGCCACCCGATGAACATCCGCGCGGAGTCGTCGTACGACACCACGATGGTGCCGGCGACCGCGCAGTTCATCTACCTGGCCCACGACCTCGACAAGCCCGAGATCATCGGCCGGGTCCTGCAGGCCGAGGACGCCGGCAAGATCATCGTCTTCACGCGCACCAAGCGGCAGTCGCAGCGCGTGGCCGACGACCTGTCCGAGCGCGGCTTCTCCGCCAGCCCCCTGCACGGGGACATGGCGCAGGTGGCCCGCGAGAAGGCGCTCGCGAAGTTCCGCGAGGACAAGATCCGGGTCCTGGTCGCCACCGACGTCGCCGCCCGCGGCATCGACGTCGCCGGCGTCTCGCACGTCATCAACTACACGTGCCCCGAGGACGACAAGACCTACGTGCACCGGATCGGCCGCACCGGTCGCGCCGGCGCGACCGGCACCGCGATCACCTTCGTGGACTGGGCGGACCTGCACCGCTGGAAGATGATCAACAAGACGCTGGACCTGCCGTTCGACGAGCCGCAGGAGACCTACTCCACGTCCGAGCACCTGTACCACGACCAGGGCATCGCCCCCGGCACCAAGGGCCGCATCGTCGACGCCGCCCCCGTGGAGCGCAAGCCCCGCGAGGACCGTGGCGGTGACCGCGGGGAACGCGGCGGCCGGGGTGGTGACCGCTCCGGCGGTGGCGACCGTCCGGCCCGCAGCCGCAACAACCGCAACCGGACCCGCTCGCGCAGCGGCGAGCCGGTGGCCGAGGGCGGCTCCACCGCCGCTCCCGCCGCCGTCACGTCCGCCGGCCCCGCCGAGGGCGCGAGCACCGGCTCCGACGCCGGCACCGAGGGTGCGCCGCGCGCCCGTCGCCGTCGTCGCCGCTCCGGCGGCTCAGGCGCCGGCGACTCGGCCGGGGCACCCGCCCAGGCCTGA
- a CDS encoding ParA family protein: MTTTLAIANQKGGVAKTTTVASLGAALAELGHKVLLVDLDPQACLTFSLGIDPEDLELSVHHVLTKGLDPLEAVIETDDGVDLLPATIELARAEADLLTRTGREHVIKSAIESLAEDLGDEGYDWVLLDCPPSLGVLTVAALTAADGVLIPLQCETLSHRGVGQLLDTVHDVRRFTNRKLEVWGVLPTLYDGRTNHARTVLETISETYDLEVVEPPIPKTIKFAEAPAAGRSILATAARSNKGALAYREVAANLVTRSQRPKAKRKPTAKATAKKAPAKKAAKTAKKAGS, encoded by the coding sequence ATGACCACGACACTCGCGATCGCCAACCAGAAGGGCGGCGTCGCCAAGACCACGACGGTGGCCTCCCTCGGGGCGGCGCTGGCGGAGCTCGGCCACAAGGTCCTGCTCGTCGACCTCGACCCGCAGGCCTGCCTGACCTTCTCCCTCGGCATCGACCCCGAGGACCTCGAGCTGAGCGTCCACCACGTCCTGACCAAGGGCCTGGACCCGCTCGAGGCCGTCATCGAGACCGACGACGGTGTCGACCTGCTGCCCGCCACGATCGAGCTGGCGCGCGCCGAGGCCGACCTGCTCACCCGCACCGGTCGCGAGCACGTCATCAAGTCCGCGATCGAGAGCCTCGCCGAGGACCTCGGCGACGAGGGCTACGACTGGGTGCTGCTCGACTGCCCGCCCTCGCTCGGTGTGCTGACGGTCGCCGCGCTCACCGCGGCCGACGGCGTGCTGATCCCGCTGCAGTGCGAGACGCTCTCGCACCGCGGGGTCGGCCAGCTCCTCGACACCGTCCACGACGTCCGCCGGTTCACCAACCGCAAGCTCGAGGTCTGGGGCGTCCTGCCGACGTTGTACGACGGCCGCACCAACCACGCGCGCACGGTGCTCGAGACGATCTCGGAGACCTACGACCTCGAGGTCGTCGAGCCCCCGATCCCGAAGACCATCAAGTTCGCCGAGGCCCCGGCCGCCGGTCGCTCGATCCTCGCCACGGCCGCCCGGTCGAACAAGGGCGCGCTGGCCTACCGCGAGGTGGCCGCGAACCTGGTCACCCGCTCGCAGCGCCCGAAGGCCAAGCGCAAGCCAACCGCCAAGGCCACCGCGAAGAAGGCCCCGGCGAAGAAGGCCGCGAAGACCGCGAAGAAGGCCGGGAGCTGA
- a CDS encoding MarC family protein produces the protein MSALVNGVLLTEVFVTLFVIMDPVGTVPIFLSLTGGRSPAAARRAAWQAVTVSFFVITVFAFFGQQILEYLHISLPALQCAGGLLLLLVALELLTGNEQEPTAQAGTNVALVPLGTPLLAGPGAIVATMLFSRDVHDGPDFVAVALGVILVHLSLWAAMRYSLPILRLIRESGVLLVTRIAGLLLSAIAVQLVADAVRAFIAGEG, from the coding sequence GTGAGCGCGCTCGTCAACGGCGTCCTGCTGACCGAGGTCTTCGTGACGCTCTTCGTGATCATGGACCCGGTCGGCACCGTGCCGATCTTCCTGTCGCTGACCGGGGGCCGCTCGCCGGCCGCGGCGCGGCGGGCCGCCTGGCAGGCGGTCACGGTGTCGTTCTTCGTGATCACCGTCTTCGCGTTCTTCGGCCAGCAGATCTTGGAGTACCTCCACATCTCCCTCCCGGCCCTCCAGTGCGCGGGCGGCCTGCTGCTGCTCCTGGTCGCGCTCGAGCTGCTCACCGGCAACGAGCAGGAGCCGACCGCCCAGGCCGGCACCAACGTCGCGCTGGTGCCGCTGGGCACCCCGCTGCTCGCCGGGCCTGGGGCGATCGTCGCGACGATGCTGTTCTCCCGCGACGTGCACGACGGCCCGGACTTCGTGGCCGTGGCGCTCGGCGTGATCCTGGTGCACCTGAGCCTGTGGGCGGCGATGCGCTACTCGCTGCCGATCCTGCGGCTGATCCGCGAGAGCGGCGTCCTGCTCGTCACCCGGATCGCCGGTCTGCTGCTGTCCGCCATCGCGGTCCAGCTCGTGGCCGACGCCGTCCGCGCGTTCATCGCCGGCGAGGGCTGA
- a CDS encoding SDR family NAD(P)-dependent oxidoreductase — translation MSENASPARTSPGTALVTGPTAGIGHSFAVQLAQRGHDLVLVARDRTRLEEVAAELRTAYGVDVEVLPADLVDRASLATVEARVADRERPIELLVNNAGFGMKERFLANPVDAENAMLDVLVTSVLRLSHAALGAMTERGHGGVINVSSVAAFLPRGTYAAAKAWVNSFSEWAANEYRPQGVTVMALCPGFTRTEFHQRMDVSQDSSPGFLWLDADELVATALRDYDRGAAISIPSARYKAITTVARVVPNRVLQRLQTLGRK, via the coding sequence ATGTCTGAAAACGCGTCACCTGCCCGCACCTCCCCCGGCACCGCCCTGGTCACCGGCCCGACCGCCGGCATCGGCCACTCCTTCGCCGTCCAGCTGGCCCAGCGGGGCCACGACCTCGTGCTCGTCGCTCGCGACCGGACCCGGCTCGAGGAGGTCGCGGCCGAGCTGCGCACGGCGTACGGCGTGGACGTCGAGGTGCTGCCGGCCGACCTCGTCGACCGTGCCTCGCTCGCGACGGTGGAGGCGCGCGTCGCCGACCGCGAGCGGCCGATCGAGCTGCTCGTCAACAACGCCGGCTTCGGGATGAAGGAGCGCTTCCTCGCCAACCCGGTCGACGCCGAGAACGCGATGCTCGACGTGCTGGTCACCTCGGTGCTGCGCCTGAGCCACGCCGCCCTCGGCGCCATGACCGAGCGCGGCCACGGCGGCGTCATCAACGTCTCCAGCGTCGCGGCGTTCCTGCCGCGCGGGACCTACGCCGCCGCGAAGGCGTGGGTGAACAGCTTCAGCGAGTGGGCCGCCAACGAGTACCGCCCCCAGGGCGTCACCGTGATGGCGCTGTGCCCGGGCTTCACCCGCACCGAGTTCCACCAGCGGATGGACGTCAGCCAGGACTCCTCCCCCGGCTTCCTGTGGCTGGACGCCGACGAGCTCGTCGCCACCGCGCTGCGCGACTACGACAGGGGCGCAGCGATCTCGATCCCGAGCGCCCGCTACAAGGCGATCACGACCGTCGCCCGGGTGGTCCCCAACCGCGTCCTGCAGCGGCTGCAGACCCTGGGCCGCAAGTGA
- a CDS encoding EamA family transporter: MPVLTAAVAARPSSVGITVVGAVLLAAVLHAAWNALAHAITDRLVGFALIGVGVSLGGAVLVLVSPAPDRASWACLAGSAALHVAYNLLLMRSYRLGEFGQVYPIARGTSPLLVAVGAAVLVGEDLSPVRLAGVLVISLGLGALVLVGGVPTRAARPAIAAAVLTGVSIAAYTTLDGIGVRSAGSVLGYTGWLFLLQGPWLPLGAAVVRRGALWRDLRPHLLTGLSGGALSLAAYGLVLWAQTRGALAPIAALRETSVIVGAIIGAVLFGERFGRWRIAATVLVATGVVLITL; the protein is encoded by the coding sequence GTGCCCGTCCTGACCGCGGCCGTCGCCGCACGACCGTCGTCGGTCGGGATCACCGTCGTCGGCGCGGTACTGCTCGCCGCGGTGCTGCACGCCGCCTGGAACGCCCTGGCCCACGCGATCACCGACCGGCTCGTCGGCTTCGCCCTCATCGGGGTCGGTGTCTCGCTGGGCGGTGCCGTGCTGGTGCTGGTCTCCCCCGCCCCCGACCGCGCGAGCTGGGCCTGCCTGGCCGGCTCCGCGGCGCTGCACGTCGCCTACAACCTGCTGCTGATGCGGTCCTACCGGCTCGGCGAGTTCGGGCAGGTCTACCCGATCGCCCGTGGCACCTCGCCGCTGCTCGTCGCCGTGGGGGCGGCCGTTCTCGTGGGCGAGGACCTCTCGCCCGTCCGGCTCGCGGGCGTGCTCGTCATCTCGCTCGGGCTCGGCGCACTGGTGCTGGTCGGCGGCGTGCCCACCCGGGCTGCCCGGCCGGCGATCGCCGCGGCGGTGCTGACAGGTGTCTCGATCGCGGCGTACACGACCCTGGACGGCATCGGGGTCCGCAGTGCCGGCTCGGTCCTCGGCTACACCGGCTGGCTGTTCCTGCTCCAGGGGCCGTGGCTCCCGCTGGGCGCGGCGGTCGTACGCCGGGGAGCGCTGTGGCGTGACCTGCGCCCCCACCTGCTCACCGGGCTGTCGGGCGGGGCACTGTCGCTGGCGGCGTACGGGCTCGTGCTCTGGGCGCAGACCCGGGGCGCGCTCGCCCCCATCGCGGCGCTCCGCGAGACCAGCGTCATCGTCGGGGCGATCATCGGCGCGGTCCTCTTCGGCGAGCGGTTCGGCCGGTGGCGGATCGCCGCGACCGTCCTGGTCGCCACCGGGGTCGTGCTGATCACCCTGTAG
- a CDS encoding ferritin-like fold-containing protein: MTESTGEAAADIPVAFQDPQYHEAVVDLLGAIAYGEISAFERLAEDAKLAPTLEDKVAIATMATAEFGHVGRILERLTAIGADPFAAMAPFRAAIDLFHQHTAPADWFEGLIKAYVGDGMANDFYREIAAYLDVETRDLIIDALEDGGHSRFVVDRVRAAIDADHRLGGRLALWGRRLMGEALTQAQRVAAERDALSALLAGGVDRPGLDLAAIGRMFTRITERHAERMAELGLAS; this comes from the coding sequence ATGACTGAATCGACCGGCGAGGCGGCGGCCGACATCCCGGTCGCCTTCCAGGACCCGCAGTACCACGAGGCGGTGGTCGACCTGCTCGGCGCGATCGCGTACGGCGAGATCTCGGCCTTCGAGCGGCTGGCCGAGGACGCCAAACTGGCGCCGACCCTGGAGGACAAGGTCGCGATCGCGACGATGGCGACGGCCGAGTTCGGCCACGTCGGCCGGATCCTGGAGCGGCTCACCGCGATCGGCGCCGACCCGTTCGCGGCGATGGCGCCGTTCCGCGCCGCGATCGACCTGTTCCACCAGCACACCGCGCCGGCCGACTGGTTCGAGGGCCTGATCAAGGCCTACGTCGGCGACGGCATGGCCAACGACTTCTACCGCGAGATCGCGGCCTACCTCGACGTCGAGACCCGGGACCTGATCATCGACGCCCTCGAGGACGGCGGGCACTCCCGCTTCGTCGTCGACCGGGTGCGCGCCGCCATCGACGCCGACCACCGGCTCGGCGGACGCCTGGCCCTGTGGGGTCGCCGGCTGATGGGGGAGGCGCTGACCCAGGCGCAGCGGGTGGCCGCCGAGCGCGACGCGCTCTCGGCGCTGCTGGCCGGGGGCGTGGACCGGCCCGGGCTCGACCTGGCCGCGATCGGGCGGATGTTCACCCGGATCACCGAGCGGCACGCCGAGCGGATGGCCGAGCTCGGGCTGGCCTCCTAG
- a CDS encoding winged helix DNA-binding domain-containing protein, with protein MSDTTQVAVSWAAALGWRLERHLLAPVGDGSAAHVVRRLGAVLSMDESLAALAVAARSTTAGPGALAQALADGEVITGFTFRGAMHHLAPEDGGVYLGLRAAGRQWERTSWVDYYRLRPEDWPAFRAAVREALHAGPLTLPELGDALARHAAYRHLKPVFDDGAGTLVKPLSWQGDLSLGGTRDGQRLVQRLDDNPRWAGIPPLDEAGPQAIRHYLRTYGPATTDHVHHWLGDNLSAGRKRLEGWLAGLADELVPVDVEGTTAHVLAEDAESLAAARPSEAVTLLPGHDQWVMGVGTHDPHVTPPAHRDAVTRKANPVLVGGVVRGTWTLARPAKDGSRRVTVTWLDDTPGSATALAQEVQRLATALGQDLTLAG; from the coding sequence ATGAGCGACACGACGCAGGTCGCGGTCTCGTGGGCCGCCGCGCTGGGCTGGCGGCTGGAGCGCCACCTGCTCGCGCCCGTGGGCGACGGCTCCGCTGCCCACGTCGTACGCCGGCTCGGGGCCGTCCTGTCGATGGACGAGTCCCTGGCCGCCCTCGCGGTCGCCGCCCGGAGCACGACGGCGGGGCCGGGTGCGCTGGCGCAGGCGCTCGCCGACGGCGAGGTGATCACCGGCTTCACCTTCCGCGGCGCGATGCACCACCTCGCCCCGGAGGACGGCGGCGTCTACCTCGGGCTCCGGGCGGCCGGGCGGCAGTGGGAGCGGACCAGCTGGGTCGACTACTACCGGCTCCGCCCCGAGGACTGGCCGGCCTTCCGGGCGGCCGTCCGCGAGGCGCTGCACGCGGGCCCGCTGACCCTCCCGGAGCTCGGCGACGCGCTCGCCCGGCACGCCGCCTACCGCCACCTGAAGCCGGTGTTCGACGACGGCGCCGGCACCCTCGTCAAGCCGCTCAGCTGGCAGGGCGACCTGAGCCTGGGCGGCACTCGCGACGGGCAGCGGTTGGTCCAGCGGCTCGACGACAACCCCCGCTGGGCAGGCATCCCGCCGCTCGACGAGGCCGGGCCGCAAGCGATCCGGCACTACCTGCGCACCTACGGCCCGGCGACCACCGACCACGTCCACCACTGGCTGGGCGACAACCTCAGCGCCGGACGCAAGCGGCTCGAGGGCTGGCTCGCCGGGCTGGCCGACGAGCTGGTGCCCGTCGACGTCGAGGGCACCACGGCCCACGTCCTCGCGGAGGACGCCGAGTCGCTGGCCGCGGCCCGTCCCTCGGAGGCCGTCACCCTGCTGCCGGGCCACGACCAGTGGGTGATGGGCGTCGGCACCCACGACCCCCACGTCACCCCGCCCGCGCACCGCGACGCCGTGACCCGCAAGGCCAACCCCGTCCTGGTGGGCGGGGTCGTCCGCGGGACGTGGACGCTGGCGAGGCCGGCAAAGGACGGCTCGCGCCGGGTCACGGTCACGTGGCTCGACGACACCCCGGGCTCGGCGACCGCGCTGGCGCAGGAGGTGCAGCGGCTGGCCACGGCCCTGGGCCAGGACCTCACGCTCGCGGGCTGA
- a CDS encoding VOC family protein, producing the protein MLNDSAVTANVPASDLDRARRFYADTLGLTPADETPGGLVYTTAGGTTFFLYQTEYAGQAGHTIAQWHVDDVAGEVRDLAAKGLVFEHYDMPGVTWEGDVASIEGLGSAAWFKDSEGNIMCIDENRAG; encoded by the coding sequence ATGTTGAACGACAGTGCGGTCACCGCGAACGTCCCGGCCTCCGACCTCGACCGGGCACGACGTTTCTATGCCGACACCCTCGGCCTCACTCCCGCCGACGAGACCCCGGGCGGGCTCGTCTACACGACCGCCGGCGGGACGACCTTCTTCCTCTACCAGACGGAGTACGCCGGCCAGGCCGGTCACACCATCGCCCAGTGGCACGTCGACGACGTGGCCGGCGAGGTGCGCGACCTTGCGGCGAAGGGCCTGGTGTTCGAGCACTACGACATGCCGGGCGTGACCTGGGAGGGCGACGTCGCCTCGATCGAGGGCCTGGGCAGCGCCGCCTGGTTCAAGGACAGCGAGGGCAACATCATGTGCATCGACGAGAACCGGGCCGGCTGA
- a CDS encoding DUF3107 domain-containing protein produces MEVKIGVQYAQRELVVETDETPENVEKLVSEAVGSETGVLTLTDSKNRKVIVPAAKIAYVEIGGGVAGQVGFRS; encoded by the coding sequence ATGGAGGTCAAGATCGGCGTCCAGTACGCCCAGCGTGAGCTCGTCGTCGAGACGGACGAGACCCCCGAGAACGTCGAGAAGCTCGTCAGCGAGGCGGTCGGCTCCGAGACCGGCGTGCTCACGCTCACCGACAGCAAGAACCGCAAGGTCATCGTCCCCGCGGCGAAGATCGCCTACGTCGAGATCGGCGGCGGCGTCGCCGGCCAGGTCGGCTTCCGCAGCTAG
- a CDS encoding MmcQ/YjbR family DNA-binding protein — protein sequence MTPDEVGRYAESLPLVKRKGTAARPAWYVQDRLVVRLHDPTTLVVRVPLGEREALLDAYPESFGVPPRMEAHHKVEAYLDRAEPAAVRAAIDLAWEMQHR from the coding sequence ATGACCCCGGACGAGGTCGGTCGCTACGCCGAGTCGCTGCCCCTGGTCAAGCGCAAGGGGACCGCGGCGCGGCCGGCGTGGTACGTCCAGGACCGCCTGGTCGTGCGCCTGCACGACCCGACGACGCTGGTGGTACGGGTGCCGCTGGGCGAGCGGGAGGCGCTGCTCGACGCGTATCCCGAGAGCTTCGGGGTGCCGCCGCGCATGGAGGCCCACCACAAGGTCGAGGCCTACCTCGACCGTGCGGAGCCCGCGGCCGTGCGGGCCGCCATCGACCTCGCCTGGGAGATGCAGCACCGCTGA
- a CDS encoding L,D-transpeptidase family protein — MSRHRQQQVRPRYGRIAALAGAVVVTAVAVLGGTGLLPTAGQPAVATTAAYDRSPTGSRAPAQQQAPAPVSGTGSADAAESRVSPARDVSLPAHSGTGKRVVFSQSRQRVWLVTGGHRVARTYLVSGSVYDNLDPGTFEVYSRSEQAYGIDDSGTMKYFVRFTQGDSAAIGFHDIPIDDGHLVQTVAQLGTPQSHGCIRQERPDAIALWKFAPLGTTVVVTA, encoded by the coding sequence GTGAGCCGACACCGCCAGCAGCAGGTGCGTCCCCGGTACGGCCGGATCGCCGCGCTGGCAGGTGCGGTGGTCGTCACCGCGGTCGCCGTGCTCGGCGGCACCGGCCTGCTGCCGACGGCCGGACAGCCGGCGGTCGCCACCACCGCGGCGTACGACCGGAGCCCGACGGGCAGCCGGGCCCCGGCGCAGCAGCAGGCCCCGGCCCCCGTGTCCGGCACCGGCAGTGCCGACGCCGCCGAGTCGCGGGTCTCGCCGGCGCGCGACGTCTCGCTCCCGGCGCACTCCGGCACCGGCAAGCGCGTGGTCTTCAGCCAGAGCCGCCAGCGCGTCTGGCTGGTCACGGGCGGCCACCGGGTCGCGCGGACCTACCTCGTCTCGGGCAGCGTCTACGACAACCTCGACCCCGGCACCTTCGAGGTGTACTCCCGCTCCGAGCAGGCCTACGGCATCGACGACTCCGGCACGATGAAGTACTTCGTCCGCTTCACGCAGGGCGACAGCGCCGCGATCGGCTTCCACGACATCCCGATCGACGACGGCCACCTGGTGCAGACCGTCGCCCAGCTCGGCACCCCGCAGTCCCACGGCTGCATCCGCCAGGAGCGCCCGGACGCCATCGCGCTGTGGAAGTTCGCCCCGCTCGGCACCACGGTCGTCGTCACCGCCTGA